The following proteins are encoded in a genomic region of Enterocloster clostridioformis:
- a CDS encoding PTS fructose transporter subunit IIABC — translation MRITELLKKESIELGVKVSDKEEAIDRLVSLMDAGGRLKDTAGYKEGILAREALGSTAIGEGIAIPHAKVEAVKEPGLAAMVVPEGVDYDAFDGSLANLLFMIAAPAEGADVHLEALSRLSTLLMNPGFKEGLIGAEDKDEFLRIIDEAEVERFGAPEGEAGQNAKEDAETGAKAGAKAQAGAEADTSSGYRVLAVTACPTGIAHTYMAAENLENTGKKLGIALKAETDGSGGAQNVLTREEIAAADAIIIAADKNVEMARFDGKPVIMVPVADGIHKAEELIKRAVDGTVPVYHHTGAAGGESVPEGSDSIGRTIYKHLMNGVSHMLPFVIGGGILIALAFLFDDYSINPANFGKNTPLAAYLKTVGEQAFGMMLPILAGFIAMSIADRPGLAVGLVAGLIAKTGATFANPAGGDVNAGFLGALFAGFVGGYIVAGLRKLFSRLPKSLEGIKPVLLYPVIGIFLAAVVTTFVNPYMGMINDGLTHFLNGMGGVSRIVLGMVLGGMMSIDMGGPFNKAAYVFGTAQLAEGNFEVMAAVMAGGMVPPIAIALCTSFFKKKFTAKERQSGIVNYVMGLSFITEGAIPFAAQDPLRVIPSCIIGSAIAGGLSMAFGCTLRAPHGGIFVLPTIGNPFMYLAAVVVGAAAGCVILGMLKKNAEE, via the coding sequence ATGCGGATTACAGAGTTATTAAAAAAAGAGAGCATTGAGCTGGGCGTAAAGGTTTCAGATAAGGAGGAGGCCATTGACAGGCTGGTATCCCTGATGGATGCAGGCGGAAGGCTTAAGGACACCGCCGGATACAAGGAGGGCATACTGGCAAGGGAAGCTTTGGGCAGCACGGCCATTGGTGAGGGGATCGCCATTCCCCACGCAAAGGTAGAGGCGGTAAAGGAGCCCGGACTGGCAGCCATGGTGGTTCCTGAGGGCGTTGATTACGACGCCTTTGACGGTTCCCTGGCAAACCTTCTGTTCATGATCGCGGCGCCTGCTGAGGGAGCAGACGTGCACCTGGAGGCATTATCCCGCCTGTCCACCCTGCTTATGAATCCTGGATTCAAGGAAGGGCTTATCGGGGCGGAGGATAAGGATGAATTTTTACGCATCATTGATGAAGCGGAGGTTGAGCGTTTTGGAGCGCCTGAGGGAGAGGCGGGCCAGAATGCAAAGGAGGATGCTGAGACGGGTGCCAAGGCAGGCGCGAAGGCACAGGCGGGTGCCGAAGCAGACACTTCCTCCGGTTACCGGGTTTTGGCTGTTACGGCCTGCCCCACCGGTATTGCCCATACCTATATGGCAGCTGAGAACCTGGAGAATACGGGAAAGAAGCTGGGGATTGCCTTAAAGGCTGAGACCGACGGCTCCGGCGGAGCCCAGAATGTGCTCACAAGGGAAGAAATCGCAGCGGCGGATGCCATTATCATTGCCGCAGACAAGAACGTGGAGATGGCCAGGTTTGACGGAAAGCCTGTTATCATGGTCCCTGTAGCCGACGGTATCCACAAGGCTGAAGAGCTGATCAAACGGGCAGTGGACGGCACGGTGCCGGTGTACCACCATACGGGAGCTGCGGGTGGAGAGTCTGTGCCGGAAGGCAGTGACAGCATTGGGCGGACCATCTATAAGCACCTGATGAACGGCGTATCCCACATGCTTCCCTTTGTTATCGGCGGAGGTATCCTGATTGCCCTGGCGTTCCTGTTTGACGATTATTCCATTAACCCGGCCAACTTCGGAAAGAATACGCCTCTGGCAGCCTATCTTAAGACCGTGGGTGAGCAGGCATTCGGAATGATGCTTCCTATCCTGGCCGGCTTCATCGCCATGAGTATCGCGGACCGTCCCGGCCTGGCAGTGGGCCTGGTGGCAGGACTGATTGCCAAAACGGGAGCCACCTTTGCCAATCCGGCAGGGGGCGATGTGAACGCAGGGTTCCTGGGCGCTCTGTTTGCGGGTTTTGTAGGCGGATATATCGTGGCGGGCTTAAGAAAGCTTTTCTCCAGACTTCCAAAGTCACTGGAGGGCATCAAGCCGGTGCTTCTCTATCCGGTTATCGGTATCTTCCTGGCAGCAGTGGTAACCACATTTGTCAACCCGTATATGGGTATGATTAACGACGGTCTGACCCACTTCCTGAACGGAATGGGCGGCGTCAGCCGGATCGTGCTGGGCATGGTATTAGGCGGCATGATGTCCATTGACATGGGCGGTCCGTTTAACAAGGCAGCTTATGTGTTTGGAACCGCACAGCTGGCGGAAGGCAACTTTGAGGTCATGGCAGCCGTTATGGCAGGCGGTATGGTGCCTCCGATTGCCATTGCCCTGTGCACATCCTTCTTTAAGAAGAAATTCACGGCAAAGGAGCGTCAGTCCGGTATTGTCAACTATGTGATGGGCCTGTCCTTTATCACAGAGGGAGCCATCCCCTTTGCGGCCCAGGACCCGCTGCGCGTGATTCCTTCCTGTATCATCGGTTCCGCTATTGCGGGAGGACTTTCCATGGCGTTTGGCTGTACCCTCAGGGCGCCCCATGGAGGTATCTTCGTCCTTCCCACCATTGGAAATCCCTTTATGTATTTGGCTGCGGTGGTTGTGGGAGCAGCGGCCGGATGCGTGATTCTGGGGATGCTTAAGAAGAACGCGGAGGAATAG
- a CDS encoding ABC transporter substrate-binding protein: MKRNLLALAVSAAMTASLLGGCGGSNQKTAESTVKQEETTKAPESDGKSEEAEPAEAGQLDLSGQEISILGSYHEDMVKRLAEMFEERTGCKVSYLRMPTGEAVAKMTAEKDNPSVNVYLGGTVDGHENLVQQGLLVPYKSSTEAEIPSEYLDPNGVWKSQYIETLSIGVNTERWKKEFADSGLEMPTTLEELINPAFKGEIITPDPSSSGTGYTFISSVLEYMGEEKGWEYLEQFNEQVGQYTSSGYTPAEKTGLGEYLICVNFLADQLIVKTSGYPMSSTVYEGAGWTMVPVSMVAGSEDNQAAQAFVDFCLTKDALDALVELANCVAVRDDCIAPEGGSKLSELNFNREYDPIAAASVKSETVDKFAAMMP, encoded by the coding sequence ATGAAACGGAATCTATTAGCACTTGCGGTATCAGCAGCAATGACGGCATCCCTGTTGGGAGGCTGCGGCGGCAGTAACCAGAAGACGGCGGAAAGCACGGTAAAGCAGGAAGAGACAACAAAGGCCCCGGAGAGCGATGGGAAGTCGGAAGAAGCGGAACCGGCGGAGGCCGGCCAGCTGGACCTGTCCGGTCAGGAAATCAGTATTCTGGGTTCTTACCATGAGGACATGGTAAAAAGACTGGCGGAAATGTTTGAAGAGAGGACCGGATGTAAGGTGTCATATCTGCGTATGCCTACTGGGGAAGCTGTTGCTAAGATGACGGCAGAAAAAGATAATCCATCCGTTAACGTATATCTTGGAGGAACTGTGGACGGTCATGAGAATCTGGTGCAGCAGGGACTTCTGGTACCTTATAAGTCCTCTACAGAGGCAGAAATTCCGTCTGAGTACCTGGACCCCAACGGTGTCTGGAAATCCCAGTACATTGAAACGCTTTCCATTGGCGTTAACACAGAGCGCTGGAAGAAGGAATTCGCAGACAGCGGACTTGAGATGCCGACAACTCTGGAAGAGCTTATAAACCCTGCTTTTAAAGGGGAAATCATCACACCGGACCCGTCCTCTTCCGGAACAGGCTATACCTTTATTTCCTCTGTGCTGGAATACATGGGTGAGGAAAAGGGCTGGGAATACCTGGAACAGTTTAACGAGCAGGTGGGACAGTATACCTCCAGTGGCTATACACCGGCTGAAAAGACCGGTCTGGGAGAGTATCTTATCTGCGTGAACTTTCTTGCCGACCAATTGATAGTAAAGACATCAGGCTATCCTATGTCAAGTACGGTATACGAGGGAGCCGGATGGACAATGGTTCCGGTTTCCATGGTGGCAGGTTCTGAGGATAATCAGGCTGCTCAGGCCTTTGTGGATTTCTGTCTAACAAAGGATGCGCTGGATGCATTGGTAGAGCTGGCCAACTGTGTGGCTGTAAGGGATGACTGTATCGCGCCGGAGGGCGGAAGCAAATTATCAGAACTGAATTTCAACCGGGAGTATGACCCGATTGCGGCGGCGTCTGTAAAGAGTGAGACGGTAGATAAATTTGCAGCTATGATGCCGTAA
- a CDS encoding transposase, whose product MPLFITDFLDICAPVLTFDRIMEEIGIEKYLHPEPFCKFGRPGYNRVNILKTILFGFMDTEYASLRELEDRCRTNIRYMYLTDYEIPSYRSFINFNNEELRDSVQDIFKDVM is encoded by the coding sequence TTGCCACTGTTTATTACAGATTTTTTGGATATCTGTGCTCCGGTATTAACATTTGACAGAATCATGGAGGAGATTGGAATAGAAAAGTATCTGCACCCCGAACCTTTTTGTAAGTTCGGACGGCCCGGATATAATCGTGTCAACATATTAAAGACAATTCTGTTCGGCTTTATGGACACAGAGTATGCATCCTTAAGGGAATTAGAAGACCGCTGCAGGACAAATATACGCTACATGTATCTGACGGATTACGAAATACCCAGTTATCGTTCTTTCATTAATTTTAACAATGAAGAACTCCGGGATTCCGTCCAGGATATTTTCAAAGATGTTATGTGA
- a CDS encoding HAMP domain-containing sensor histidine kinase, translating to MEKKKIKSKLKVRMVKMNLCIIIPFIVVFNIISLIVLSRQLNASAVERLTSRSYTGQVYTMKYFRASTEDDRQGYLKKIASHFAGYLSEMADVRVQIYSREGLLSDSDVRGVRVLASADVEKAFSQKAYSFLKVDNQKVLSFSSPIYDTHTDTATTVGVIRYIYPMVQEYKDMMSIAAILLTMSGIAVVALSFLLWFLFGRLVASVNELRQKVSSIQKGNLNQRVVLNSNDEIQELGEAFNHMCERLNEYITRLDEQKEQLHQFFNNTTHQLKTPLTSIIGYSQMIQLRSDNNEVCEDAFIIEEAGETLLHSIEMMLEESHIKADWGPLHISSFGLEEVVEECARLLRPRFHRWNIRLENRCSSGSVLRTDRQMCKEVILTILDNAINHSGCDEIYIWEERTEGNISLHIRDNGCGISRENAQLIFKPFYQVQGGTGRGNGLGLAVCASIMDRLKGSICLWDGDESGAEFVVTFSKLHL from the coding sequence GTGGAGAAAAAGAAGATAAAGAGTAAGCTGAAAGTGCGCATGGTGAAGATGAACCTGTGCATCATAATCCCTTTTATTGTTGTGTTTAACATAATATCCCTGATTGTATTGTCCAGGCAGCTGAATGCGTCTGCAGTGGAGCGGCTCACAAGCCGCAGCTATACGGGGCAGGTATATACCATGAAATATTTCCGGGCCTCCACTGAAGATGATCGGCAGGGGTATTTAAAAAAGATAGCATCCCATTTTGCAGGTTATCTCTCGGAGATGGCGGATGTCAGGGTGCAAATCTATTCCCGGGAAGGACTGCTGTCTGATTCAGATGTAAGAGGAGTCAGGGTACTTGCCAGCGCGGATGTGGAAAAGGCGTTCAGCCAGAAAGCATACAGCTTTCTGAAGGTGGATAACCAAAAGGTCTTATCCTTTTCAAGCCCTATTTACGATACCCATACAGATACGGCCACAACAGTGGGGGTGATTCGTTACATATATCCCATGGTACAGGAATACAAGGATATGATGTCCATTGCAGCCATATTGCTGACCATGTCGGGTATTGCGGTGGTGGCGCTTTCATTTCTTCTGTGGTTTCTGTTTGGCAGGCTGGTTGCATCTGTGAATGAACTTCGCCAGAAGGTTTCCTCTATCCAGAAGGGGAACCTGAACCAAAGGGTGGTCCTTAACAGCAATGATGAGATACAGGAGCTGGGAGAGGCGTTTAATCACATGTGCGAGAGGCTGAATGAGTACATAACACGTTTGGACGAACAAAAAGAACAGCTTCATCAGTTTTTTAATAATACCACGCATCAGTTGAAAACGCCTCTGACCTCCATTATCGGGTATTCCCAGATGATTCAGCTGCGCAGTGATAACAATGAGGTTTGCGAGGACGCTTTTATTATAGAGGAGGCAGGAGAGACTCTGTTGCATTCCATTGAGATGATGCTGGAGGAATCCCATATCAAGGCGGATTGGGGACCTCTTCATATCAGCTCCTTTGGTCTGGAAGAAGTGGTAGAGGAATGCGCCAGGCTGCTGAGGCCAAGATTCCACCGGTGGAACATCCGGCTGGAAAACCGGTGCAGCAGCGGGTCTGTACTGAGGACTGATAGACAGATGTGTAAGGAGGTAATCCTCACCATACTGGATAATGCCATAAACCACAGCGGCTGTGATGAGATTTATATATGGGAGGAACGTACTGAAGGAAACATCAGCCTGCACATAAGGGACAATGGCTGCGGCATCAGCCGTGAAAACGCCCAACTTATATTCAAACCTTTTTACCAGGTTCAGGGAGGCACAGGACGTGGAAACGGCCTGGGGCTTGCAGTGTGCGCCTCCATTATGGACCGGCTTAAGGGAAGTATCTGTCTGTGGGATGGGGATGAGTCAGGGGCAGAATTTGTGGTCACTTTTTCAAAGTTACATTTATGA
- a CDS encoding DUF3919 family protein: MSVCMFWVYMQLPYGKVHTIDDENYVYTLMNRSVPISLDLSDDLWGAVKIESIEEILEYYEMLYKLPVTTEAGKKSGSPRRTVSGVIHFLESPSIYFTADSYIVRDGIMYGNEFTEHQVSSMTDRICDHFYTTDNLGELIGSYNRVVLRRQSERSNLTVNEKSRLKEIVMQGKKLEGSKDFSEMARSKGEAVCQIEIYSSDIQKDIPQIYIVVFENGFCQVYDVDNTVGSIMFFAADTPAFLADFAQNPQ, from the coding sequence GTGTCTGTATGCATGTTCTGGGTGTATATGCAGCTTCCATATGGCAAGGTCCATACCATTGATGATGAGAATTATGTATATACCCTGATGAACCGGTCCGTGCCCATATCACTGGACCTAAGCGACGATTTGTGGGGGGCGGTTAAAATTGAGTCCATTGAAGAAATCCTGGAGTATTATGAAATGCTGTACAAGCTTCCTGTTACAACAGAAGCAGGAAAAAAGTCCGGTTCCCCGAGGAGGACCGTAAGCGGGGTCATCCATTTCCTGGAGAGTCCCAGTATTTACTTTACAGCGGATAGTTATATTGTGCGGGATGGAATCATGTACGGCAATGAATTCACGGAGCATCAGGTCTCTTCCATGACAGACAGGATTTGCGACCATTTCTATACCACCGACAATCTGGGTGAACTTATAGGTTCCTACAACAGGGTGGTGCTGCGCAGACAGTCGGAACGGTCCAACCTGACGGTAAATGAAAAAAGCCGGTTAAAAGAGATTGTCATGCAGGGTAAGAAGCTGGAAGGAAGCAAAGACTTTTCCGAAATGGCCCGGAGCAAGGGGGAGGCGGTATGTCAGATTGAGATATATTCCTCCGACATCCAGAAGGATATTCCGCAGATTTACATTGTGGTGTTTGAGAATGGCTTCTGCCAGGTATATGATGTGGACAACACAGTGGGAAGTATCATGTTCTTTGCGGCGGACACGCCGGCATTTTTGGCGGATTTTGCACAGAATCCACAGTAA
- a CDS encoding response regulator transcription factor, translating into MKVLVVDDEKDIVKLIRRSFEMEGYDTIGAYNGTEAIQKVKCQAPDIVLLDIMLPDMDGYEVLQAVQEYDETLPVIFITAQDKTYSKILGLELGADDFITKPLNIKELVLKVKVLWRRMNYIQMRQTDNQKTLCYGNLELHPGMRKVFIEGDTRELTYKEFDTVYFLARHYAHVFTREQLINEIWGFDYVGNTRAVDILIKRLRAKIEPYGNYIHTIYGVGYKFEVPDSGEKEDKE; encoded by the coding sequence ATGAAGGTTTTAGTTGTCGATGATGAAAAAGATATTGTGAAACTCATACGGCGCAGCTTTGAGATGGAAGGATATGATACCATAGGCGCCTACAACGGCACGGAAGCGATTCAAAAAGTGAAGTGCCAGGCCCCGGATATTGTGCTCCTTGATATTATGCTGCCGGATATGGATGGTTACGAGGTATTGCAGGCAGTACAGGAATACGATGAGACGCTGCCGGTTATCTTTATCACGGCCCAGGACAAGACATACAGCAAAATTCTGGGACTGGAGCTGGGGGCAGATGATTTTATTACCAAACCCCTCAATATTAAGGAGCTGGTGCTTAAGGTAAAGGTTTTGTGGAGGCGTATGAATTATATCCAGATGCGTCAGACGGATAACCAAAAGACCCTTTGTTATGGAAACCTGGAGCTTCATCCGGGTATGAGGAAGGTATTCATTGAAGGAGATACCAGGGAACTGACTTACAAAGAATTTGATACAGTATATTTTTTGGCCAGGCATTATGCCCATGTATTTACCAGGGAACAGCTTATCAATGAGATATGGGGGTTTGATTATGTGGGAAATACCAGGGCAGTGGATATACTTATTAAGCGGCTGAGGGCTAAGATAGAGCCCTATGGAAATTACATACATACAATTTACGGAGTAGGTTATAAGTTCGAGGTGCCGGACAGTGGAGAAAAAGAAGATAAAGAGTAA
- a CDS encoding histidine phosphatase family protein, protein MSCDIYFVRHGETYWNVERRMQGQVNIPLNERGREQARAAARKLRDVPREVCYTSPLDRAVETARIILGQRRIPIIDESLLIEQGYGLSKGTYQDHGYHDLVAPIYRYEDAPETYRPDIGAESFEDIMNRAATVVEKLLVPMEKKYRNVLITAHGAIICGILNTMLGRLVRKFWDTKLDNCGIAQVTFHGRTVDMNLSECIGVSRGKMDGTFKGIVI, encoded by the coding sequence ATGAGCTGTGACATTTATTTTGTAAGGCATGGGGAGACATACTGGAATGTAGAACGGAGAATGCAGGGGCAGGTAAATATTCCGTTAAATGAGCGTGGGAGAGAACAGGCGCGGGCTGCCGCCCGTAAATTAAGGGACGTGCCGCGGGAGGTATGTTATACCAGTCCGCTGGACAGGGCCGTGGAGACGGCCCGGATTATACTGGGACAGAGGCGTATACCAATCATAGATGAATCGCTGCTGATAGAACAGGGGTATGGACTGTCGAAAGGCACTTATCAGGACCATGGATATCACGATTTGGTAGCACCTATCTATAGATATGAGGATGCTCCGGAGACTTACAGGCCGGATATTGGAGCTGAGAGCTTTGAGGATATCATGAACCGGGCAGCCACGGTGGTGGAGAAGTTACTGGTCCCCATGGAAAAGAAGTACCGCAATGTGCTGATTACGGCCCATGGAGCCATTATATGTGGTATTTTGAATACAATGCTTGGCAGGCTGGTCAGAAAGTTTTGGGATACAAAATTGGATAACTGCGGAATAGCGCAGGTGACCTTCCATGGGAGGACTGTGGATATGAATCTTTCGGAATGCATTGGTGTATCAAGGGGGAAGATGGATGGAACATTTAAAGGCATTGTCATTTGA
- the pfkB gene encoding 1-phosphofructokinase yields MIYTVTFNPALDYVVAVEHFTLGSVNRTIRENIFYGGKGINVSALLANLGYRSTALGFIAGFTGREIERGVRSLGFDSDFIQVEKGMSRINVKLKSDQESEINGMGPEITAGDVEQLFQKLSYLKEGDVLVLSGSIPAAIDNDIYQRIMEHLDGRGIRMAVDAEKDLLQKVLQYHPFLIKPNNHELGQMFGQELKTEEEIVLHARKLKEQGAVNVLVSMAGDGAILVAEDGSVHRQGVARGTVKNSVGAGDSMVAGFIAGYLEKGDYAYALKLGTACGGATAFSDGIGTKDEIMRLLNTL; encoded by the coding sequence ATGATTTACACAGTAACATTTAATCCGGCACTGGACTATGTGGTGGCAGTAGAACATTTCACATTGGGAAGTGTAAACCGGACCATCCGGGAAAACATCTTCTACGGAGGCAAGGGCATCAATGTTTCGGCGCTTTTGGCAAACCTGGGATACAGGAGCACGGCTCTGGGTTTCATAGCCGGGTTCACGGGCCGGGAGATTGAGCGGGGAGTCAGGAGCCTGGGTTTTGACTCTGATTTCATCCAGGTGGAGAAGGGCATGTCCCGCATCAACGTAAAGCTGAAGTCCGACCAGGAAAGCGAGATTAACGGCATGGGACCGGAAATTACGGCCGGCGATGTGGAGCAGCTTTTTCAGAAGCTTTCCTATTTAAAGGAAGGGGATGTGCTGGTCCTTTCGGGAAGCATACCGGCTGCCATTGACAATGACATCTACCAGAGAATCATGGAACACCTGGACGGCAGGGGAATCCGCATGGCAGTGGATGCGGAGAAGGATTTGCTCCAAAAGGTCTTACAGTACCATCCGTTCCTCATTAAACCTAACAACCATGAATTGGGACAGATGTTCGGTCAGGAACTTAAGACAGAAGAGGAAATCGTTCTCCATGCCAGGAAGCTTAAGGAACAGGGAGCGGTGAATGTGCTGGTATCCATGGCAGGAGACGGAGCCATACTGGTAGCGGAGGACGGCAGTGTACACCGCCAGGGAGTTGCCAGGGGAACCGTCAAGAATTCCGTTGGAGCAGGGGATTCCATGGTGGCAGGATTCATAGCCGGATATCTGGAAAAAGGGGATTATGCATACGCTCTGAAGCTGGGAACAGCCTGCGGCGGCGCTACTGCATTTTCCGACGGCATTGGAACAAAAGATGAAATTATGAGACTATTAAACACACTTTAA
- a CDS encoding ABC transporter ATP-binding protein, with protein MSEKDVLLQMKDIVKVFGKNVIINHISLDIERGKFITFLGPSGCGKTTLLRMIAGFYHLDGGSIILNGRSIERLPPQKRNTPMVFQEYALFPHMTVEENVSYGLKNQKIPKEEISRKVKEVLELVNLTGLEKRYPNQMSGGQQQRVAIARALVNSADLLLLDEPLSNLDAKLRESVRVELRLIQRKLGITMIYVTHDQQEALSMSDKILVLEHGNIQQYGEPREIYFKPKTKFVADFIGVANFIEGMNEDTGHHAVLTYCGQKIEADESCREKQNITVSIRPESIRLVIKPENEGCIYIKGRVRHSMFLGEKVRYFIVDQQDKEWVADAFDTGMQVHEGDIYMEIQQGKPHLISE; from the coding sequence ATGAGTGAAAAGGATGTTTTATTACAAATGAAGGATATAGTAAAGGTGTTTGGGAAAAACGTGATTATTAATCATATTTCCCTGGATATAGAAAGAGGGAAGTTCATCACCTTCCTGGGCCCGTCCGGATGCGGAAAAACCACCCTGTTAAGAATGATTGCCGGTTTCTACCATCTGGATGGGGGTAGCATCATCTTAAACGGGCGGAGCATTGAGAGACTGCCTCCGCAGAAGAGGAACACTCCCATGGTGTTCCAGGAGTATGCGCTGTTCCCGCATATGACAGTGGAGGAAAATGTATCATACGGGCTTAAGAACCAGAAAATCCCCAAAGAGGAAATCAGCCGTAAGGTTAAAGAGGTGCTGGAACTGGTAAATCTTACAGGATTAGAGAAAAGATACCCCAACCAGATGTCCGGGGGACAGCAGCAAAGGGTGGCGATTGCAAGAGCTCTGGTAAACAGCGCTGACCTGCTGCTGCTGGATGAGCCGCTTTCTAATCTGGATGCAAAGTTAAGGGAGTCCGTGCGGGTGGAGCTCCGCCTGATTCAGAGAAAACTGGGGATTACAATGATATATGTTACCCACGACCAGCAGGAGGCGCTGTCCATGTCTGATAAGATACTAGTTCTGGAGCACGGCAATATCCAGCAGTATGGAGAGCCCAGGGAGATTTATTTCAAGCCAAAAACCAAATTCGTGGCAGATTTCATAGGAGTGGCCAATTTCATTGAGGGCATGAACGAGGATACCGGCCATCACGCAGTGCTGACCTACTGCGGACAGAAGATAGAGGCAGATGAAAGCTGCAGGGAAAAACAGAATATCACGGTCAGCATCCGTCCGGAGTCCATCCGTCTTGTCATAAAGCCTGAGAATGAGGGATGCATTTACATAAAGGGCAGGGTGAGGCATTCCATGTTTCTGGGGGAAAAGGTACGCTATTTTATTGTGGACCAGCAGGATAAGGAGTGGGTTGCAGATGCGTTCGACACTGGCATGCAGGTCCATGAAGGGGATATATATATGGAAATACAGCAGGGAAAGCCCCACCTGATATCAGAGTAA
- a CDS encoding ABC transporter permease, protein MESSQKVREKKGLLTDMKDMIADPGLTLFVLLIFLVFILFIVYPFLKLALLPGAEDWTKAFTSSKVMTAFRHTMVSSVLATTTAIVIGFIFAYAMNYARLPGSRVFRVIALLPNMAPSVMTGLAFLLLFGRRGVITYRLLGLITDPYGWFGLWIVQSLAFFPLAYITISGVLRAISPNVELSAQNLGASGFRLFCTVTVPLATPGIASAYLLVFINTLADFGNPKLIGGNYNTLATLAYTTVTGNYDMPLAAALSLFLVVPSLLMFFIQKFYLDRKSYVTVTGKPTGGLTREFVSMPVKVFLFSVCSFVCLIICILIGGVVGFSFTETLGVDNTFTFSHFYSNVLNSKTMANSWKLSVVAAIATACLGILLGYLVTRKRFPGRQTADFLAMLPASLPGTFIGISLIIVFNKKPLMLTGTGAIIVIGMVIRQIPVGYRNAVAGFKQIDKSIEEAAANLGSSSVKTFRTIVMPMLKNPMSICLVYSFMKCMNTLSTVIFLVSAKWNVASNTILNLADWGAYGDAAATALGMMLIILLTFGIAKLLLRDKINIFDL, encoded by the coding sequence ATGGAAAGTTCACAAAAGGTACGTGAAAAAAAGGGACTGCTGACAGACATGAAGGATATGATAGCAGACCCAGGACTGACACTTTTTGTATTACTTATTTTCCTTGTCTTTATTCTGTTTATTGTATATCCATTCTTAAAGCTGGCATTACTGCCCGGGGCAGAGGACTGGACAAAGGCATTTACCTCATCCAAGGTAATGACTGCCTTCCGGCATACTATGGTTTCTTCTGTACTGGCTACCACGACTGCCATAGTAATCGGGTTTATTTTCGCCTATGCCATGAATTACGCCAGGCTGCCCGGAAGCAGGGTGTTCCGTGTCATAGCCCTTCTGCCCAATATGGCGCCGTCCGTTATGACAGGCCTTGCGTTCCTGCTGCTGTTTGGTCGCCGGGGTGTCATAACATACAGGCTTCTGGGGCTGATCACTGACCCCTATGGGTGGTTCGGTCTGTGGATTGTACAGAGCCTTGCCTTTTTTCCTTTGGCCTATATTACCATTTCCGGCGTGTTAAGGGCCATCAGCCCCAATGTGGAGCTGTCGGCACAGAACCTGGGAGCGTCGGGATTCAGGCTGTTCTGCACGGTGACGGTTCCCCTGGCAACTCCTGGAATAGCCAGCGCATACCTGCTGGTATTCATCAATACACTGGCGGATTTTGGAAATCCCAAACTTATAGGAGGAAACTATAATACATTGGCCACATTGGCCTATACCACAGTGACCGGAAATTATGATATGCCTCTAGCAGCAGCCTTAAGCCTGTTTCTTGTGGTTCCCTCCCTGCTCATGTTTTTTATCCAGAAGTTTTATCTGGACCGGAAATCATATGTAACGGTAACCGGAAAGCCCACAGGAGGCCTTACAAGAGAGTTTGTTTCAATGCCGGTCAAAGTGTTCCTGTTTTCCGTATGCTCCTTTGTGTGCCTGATTATCTGTATCCTGATTGGGGGGGTGGTGGGATTCTCCTTTACGGAAACACTTGGCGTGGACAATACCTTTACATTCAGTCATTTTTACAGCAATGTACTGAATTCAAAGACCATGGCAAACAGCTGGAAATTGTCTGTTGTGGCTGCGATTGCAACTGCCTGCCTGGGCATACTTCTGGGTTATCTGGTCACCAGGAAACGGTTTCCGGGGCGTCAGACCGCTGATTTTCTTGCAATGCTTCCGGCATCCCTGCCGGGAACATTTATCGGTATATCGCTGATTATTGTATTCAATAAGAAGCCGTTGATGCTGACAGGAACCGGCGCAATCATCGTTATAGGTATGGTAATCCGCCAGATACCGGTAGGGTACCGGAATGCTGTGGCCGGATTTAAACAGATTGACAAGTCCATTGAGGAGGCAGCAGCCAATCTGGGCAGTTCCAGTGTAAAAACATTCAGGACCATTGTCATGCCCATGCTTAAGAATCCAATGTCTATCTGCCTTGTATACAGTTTTATGAAATGTATGAACACCCTGAGTACAGTCATATTCCTTGTTTCCGCAAAGTGGAATGTGGCATCCAATACCATTCTGAATCTGGCTGACTGGGGGGCTTATGGAGATGCTGCAGCAACAGCCCTTGGCATGATGCTGATTATTCTGCTGACCTTTGGCATAGCGAAGCTTTTGCTTCGTGATAAAATCAACATATTTGACCTATAG